A window of the Lactuca sativa cultivar Salinas chromosome 5, Lsat_Salinas_v11, whole genome shotgun sequence genome harbors these coding sequences:
- the LOC111889410 gene encoding F-box protein At2g26850 has translation MICLLLWCHVTIQTPEWYINCVCNLILTQIHLHSLFSPLNSPFFLSLLSLVFKMFFFLVSCFCLIILSRFSFLKTFPSWNFEVGSYSFQCFFKHLLRTIMISLSLCPLDRMKNSVISSKTETLEKNKKKDVVCLSDLPDLPLECILEKLSPAGLTSMSGVSRSFRAMCTQDHLWERHLNQKWGKILMGDSVYKEWQAYIDTKKKQTLLSSSKGKGYFRVFTTGFWWKKNVKLNNTRICLPVDSIMAWYLSLETGNFSFPAQVYNRENGNVGFLLSCYDAKVSYDSNSDSFKARYLAHGRPTTEENIKWERLRSPVVDSSPYDLHVSSCLTDLHPGDHFEIQWRKSKEFPYGWWYGVVGHLESCDGNKLYCQCHRSDTVMLEFKQYGLGSRWREVVIDRKDHREVGNEEDGFYAGIRKLYNDHEILVWKALWPTKPLE, from the exons ATGATCTGCCTTCTGCTGTGGTGTCATGTGACAATCCAGACTCCAGAGTGGTATATAAATTGCGTCTGCAATCTCATTCTCACCCAAATTCATTTGCACTCTCTGTTTTCTCCACTCAATtcccctttctttctctctcttctttctctcgttttcaaaatgtttttctttCTGGTTTCTTGTTTCTGTTTAATTATTCTATCAAGGTTCTCCTTCCTCAAAACATTCCCATCTTGGAACTTCGAAGTGGGTTCTTATTCATTTCAATGTTTTTTTAAGCACCTGTTAAGAACAATCATGATTTCTCTCAGTCTCTGTCCTCTTGATCGAATGAAAAATAGTGTCATCAGTTCGAAAACAGAGACTTTAGAAAAGAATAAGAAGAAAGATGTTGTTTGCTTATCTGATCTGCCAGATTTGCCCTTGGAATGCATTCTTGAGAAGCTTTCTCCTGCCGGATTAACAAGTATGTCAGGGGTATCCAGGTCTTTTCGGGCTATGTGCACACAAGATCATCTCTGGGAGAGACACTTGAACCAGAAATGGGGTAAGATTTTGATGGGTGATTCTGTATATAAAGAATGGCAAGCCTACATTGACACCAAAAAGAAGCAAACCCTCTTGTCTTCATCAAAGGGAAAAGGGTATTTTCGGGTTTTCACTACTGGTTTCTGGTGgaagaaaaatgtgaaattgaacAACACCCGTATTTGTTTGCCTGTCGATTCGATCATGGCTTGGTATCTCTCACTTGAAACCGGAAACTTTTCTTTCCCTGCTCAAGTTTACAACAGAGAG AATGGAAATGTTGGGTTTTTATTGTCTTGTTATGATGCAAAAGTTAGCTACGATTCCAACTCCGATAGTTTCAAGGCCAG ATACTTGGCACACGGTAGGCCAACAACCGAGGAAAATATCAAATGGGAAAGGCTTAGATCGCCAGTAGTTGATTCATCACCATATGATCTTCATGTCTCTTCTTGTTTGACTGATTTACATCCAGGAGATCACTTTGAGATTCAATGGAGGAAATCGAAAGAGTTCCCTTATG GTTGGTGGTATGGTGTTGTTGGCCACTTAGAATCATGTGACGGAAACAAGCTTTATTGCCAATGTCATCGTAGTG ACACAGTGATGTTGGAGTTCAAACAGTATGGCTTGGGATCAAGATGGAGGGAAGTGGTGATAGATAGAAAGGATCATCGTGAAGTAGGCAATGAAGAAGATGGATTTTATGCAGGAATCAGAAAGCTTTACAATGATCATGAGATCTTGGTCTGGAAAGCCCTTTGGCCCACTAAGCCATTGGAATGA